The stretch of DNA ATTGGCCTGGCCATCGCCAGCGACCTGTGCGCCAGTGGCGCCAAGGTCCTGGCAGTGGCGCGTCGACGCGAGCCCCTGGAGCCTTTGCTCGCCCGCTATCCCAGCCAGCTGTGCTGGGTGGCGGCGGACCTGACCTTCCTCGCCGACCGGCGCAAAGTGCTGACCGCTGCACAGGCCATGGGCGGCATCAACCTGCTGATCAATGCCGCCGGGGTCAATCACTTCACCATGCTCGACCAGCTCGATGACAGCGACGTCAATGCGATGCTGGCGGTGAACATCGGCGCTCCGGTCTGTTTGACCAAGACCTTGCTGCCACTGCTCAAGCAAGCCGAGAGCGCTATGGTGGTGAACGTCGGCTCGACCTACGGTTCCATCGGCTACCCCGGTTACGCCGTCTATTGCGCCACCAAGTTTGCCTTGCGCGGGTTTTCCGAAGCCCTGCGCCGGGAACTGGCGGACACCCGGGTCGGAGTTCTGTATGTCGCGCCACGGGCCACCCATACGAGCATGAATAGCCCCGCAGCCCGGGCCTTGAATGACGCGCTCAAGTCCAATGTCGACGATCCGCAGACCGTCGCCGCGGCGGTGATCCA from Pseudomonas chlororaphis subsp. chlororaphis encodes:
- a CDS encoding SDR family oxidoreductase, yielding MRLSDARVVLTGASGGIGLAIASDLCASGAKVLAVARRREPLEPLLARYPSQLCWVAADLTFLADRRKVLTAAQAMGGINLLINAAGVNHFTMLDQLDDSDVNAMLAVNIGAPVCLTKTLLPLLKQAESAMVVNVGSTYGSIGYPGYAVYCATKFALRGFSEALRRELADTRVGVLYVAPRATHTSMNSPAARALNDALKSNVDDPQTVAAAVIHAIAGDRRDLYLGWPERFFMRLNSLLPNLVDRGLRKQLPLIRRLSHKPDNEHLKP